The proteins below come from a single Cololabis saira isolate AMF1-May2022 chromosome 2, fColSai1.1, whole genome shotgun sequence genomic window:
- the zgc:165481 gene encoding E3 ubiquitin-protein ligase RNF182, whose amino-acid sequence MTDTAETSGVEEEEESLTPGREHDLKMSCPPQNPSEDTDRPPAPEELECKICYHRYNAANRKPKILDCLHRVCARCLAKILDMADGAGHVPCPFCRHQTEIPEFSVSALPDDVNIVSHLAMQEKSCGSDGNREVLLTPRSFSSSSPTRDCLVITIMEVQRDSQRSPSRLGSSDVYAEQSLDSVSIGSNGAADHDAISKFCNHVPRILVWLLGFLYFGSLPLGIYLLVIQRVTLGIVCVSLVPSSLTVCLVYGFCQCLCQGMCDCSSRG is encoded by the coding sequence AACATGACTTGAAGATGAGCTGTCCTCCTCAGAACCCATCAGAGGATACAGACCGTCCTCCTGCTCCGGAGGAATTGGAGTGTAAAATCTGCTACCACCGCTACAATGCAGCCAACCGGAAGCCGAAGATCCTGGACTGCCTGCACCGGGTCTGCGCCCGCTGCCTGGCCAAGATCCTGGACATGGCCGACGGGGCGGGCCACGTCCCCTGTCCCTTCTGCAGACACCAGACGGAGATCCCGGAGTTCTCCGTGTCGGCGCTGCCCGACGACGTCAACATCGTGTCCCACCTGGCGATGCAGGAGAAGTCCTGCGGCTCCGACGGGAACAGGGAGGTTCTGCTGACGCCGCGGagcttctcctcctccagcccgACCCGGGACTGCCTGGTCATCACCATCATGGAGGTGCAGAGGGACTCGCAGCGCTCGCCCAGCCGACTCGGCAGCTCCGACGTCTACGCCGAGCAGAGCCTGGACTCCGTCTCCATCGGCTCCAACGGAGCCGCCGACCACGACGCCATCTCCAAGTTCTGCAACCACGTCCCGCGCATCCTGGTCTGGCTGCTGGGCTTCCTGTACTTCGGCTCGCTGCCCCTGGGGATCTACCTGCTGGTGATCCAGAGGGTGACGCTGGGCATCGTGTGCGTGAGCTTGGTGCCGTCCAGCCTGACGGTCTGCTTGGTCTACGGTTTCTGCCAGTGTCTTTGTCAGGGCATGTGCGACTGCTCCTCCAGGGGCTGA